One stretch of Mangifera indica cultivar Alphonso chromosome 9, CATAS_Mindica_2.1, whole genome shotgun sequence DNA includes these proteins:
- the LOC123226151 gene encoding protein REVEILLE 6-like isoform X1, with amino-acid sequence MVSKNPNPAEGFYLDPNRMELPGIGPFATTATTAVVPSTVSSSEDPSKKIRKPYTITKSRESWTEPEHDKFLEALQLFDRDWKKIEAFIGSKTVIQIRSHAQKYFLKVQKNGTAEHLPPPRPKRKAAHPYPQKASKNSPVQSQVSGPLQSSSSQLEPGHFLSPDTSSMLMIPMASAAASSCTNNVQTVGLSLVTKGPPVANNGSNSTESTPKTRAGGEMTDQGNLGHLRVLPDFGQVYSFIGSVFDPNVSGHLQKLRKMDQIDVETVLLLMRNLSINLSSPDFEDHRRLLSSYEIDTEMANYGAANNVLVNDQQCKNVA; translated from the exons atgGTTTCCAAAAACCCGAACCCGGCTGAAGGATTCTATTTAGATCCGAATCGAATGGAATTACCCGGAATTGGACCTTTTGCAACGACAGCGACAACAGCCGTTGTTCCTTCTACGGTGTCGTCGTCTGAGGATCCGTCAAAGAAGATCCGGAAACCCTACACTATTACCAAGTCTAGAGAGAGCTGGACCGAACCCGAACATGACAAGTTCCTTGAAGCGCTTCAACT CTTTGACCGGGActggaaaaaaattgaagcattCATTGGATCAAAGACAGTTATTCAG ATTCGAAGTCATGCACAGAAGTACTTTCTAAAGGTTCAGAAAAATGGAACAGCTGAACATCTACCTCCTCCCAGACCTAAAAGGAAAGCTGCTCATCCATATCCTCAAAAAGCCTCAAAAAATT CTCCTGTGCAATCACAAGTCTCGGGTCCCTTGcaatcatcttcttctcaaCTTGAACCTGGACATTTTCTGAGTCCTGATACCTCTTCAATGCTTATGATTCCAATGGCTAGTGCCGCTGCATCTTCCTGCACAAACAATGTACAAACAGTTGGTTTATCACTTGTGACAAAAG GGCCACCGGTAGCAAATAACGGAAGTAATTCAACAGAGAGTACTCCAAAAACACGAGCAGGAGGTGAAATGACTGATCAAGGGAATCTTGGTCATTTAAGAG TCCTACCTGACTTTGGGCAAGTGTACAGCTTCATTGGCAGTGTATTTGATCCAAATGTTTCTGGTCATTTGCAGAAACTTAGAAAGATGGATCAAATAGATGTTGAAACG GTGCTGTTGTTGATGCGAAACCTTTCAATCAATCTTAGCAGTCCTGATTTCGAGGATCAT AGAAGGCTGCTTTCATCCTATGAAATTGACACAGAGATGGCCAACTATGGTGCTGCAAATAATGTCCTTGTAAATGATCAACAATGCAAGAATGTTGCTTAG
- the LOC123226151 gene encoding protein REVEILLE 6-like isoform X2, which produces MTSSLKRFNSLTGTGKKLKHSLDQRQLFRFSYFTLSTANDLQYTLEIYKELENSLLQIRSHAQKYFLKVQKNGTAEHLPPPRPKRKAAHPYPQKASKNSPVQSQVSGPLQSSSSQLEPGHFLSPDTSSMLMIPMASAAASSCTNNVQTVGLSLVTKGPPVANNGSNSTESTPKTRAGGEMTDQGNLGHLRVLPDFGQVYSFIGSVFDPNVSGHLQKLRKMDQIDVETVLLLMRNLSINLSSPDFEDHRRLLSSYEIDTEMANYGAANNVLVNDQQCKNVA; this is translated from the exons ATGACAAGTTCCTTGAAGCGCTTCAACT CTTTGACCGGGActggaaaaaaattgaagcattCATTGGATCAAAGACAGTTATTCAG ATTCAGCTATTTCACTCTCTCAACTGCTAATGATTTGCAATACACACtagaaatatataaagaattggAGAACTCCCTTTTGCAGATTCGAAGTCATGCACAGAAGTACTTTCTAAAGGTTCAGAAAAATGGAACAGCTGAACATCTACCTCCTCCCAGACCTAAAAGGAAAGCTGCTCATCCATATCCTCAAAAAGCCTCAAAAAATT CTCCTGTGCAATCACAAGTCTCGGGTCCCTTGcaatcatcttcttctcaaCTTGAACCTGGACATTTTCTGAGTCCTGATACCTCTTCAATGCTTATGATTCCAATGGCTAGTGCCGCTGCATCTTCCTGCACAAACAATGTACAAACAGTTGGTTTATCACTTGTGACAAAAG GGCCACCGGTAGCAAATAACGGAAGTAATTCAACAGAGAGTACTCCAAAAACACGAGCAGGAGGTGAAATGACTGATCAAGGGAATCTTGGTCATTTAAGAG TCCTACCTGACTTTGGGCAAGTGTACAGCTTCATTGGCAGTGTATTTGATCCAAATGTTTCTGGTCATTTGCAGAAACTTAGAAAGATGGATCAAATAGATGTTGAAACG GTGCTGTTGTTGATGCGAAACCTTTCAATCAATCTTAGCAGTCCTGATTTCGAGGATCAT AGAAGGCTGCTTTCATCCTATGAAATTGACACAGAGATGGCCAACTATGGTGCTGCAAATAATGTCCTTGTAAATGATCAACAATGCAAGAATGTTGCTTAG